From Solea senegalensis isolate Sse05_10M linkage group LG16, IFAPA_SoseM_1, whole genome shotgun sequence:
CGTGCAGTATGTTTCATTACATTCTGATAGGAATCTACCCACTCGTGACTTATAAAGGACGAAACATcatatttgaacacattttggtgcatgtatGTGGGATCAGACACGACCATCAGAATAAGTTTCAGCAGTTTAAATATAACATGGTTAAGTCCCATTTAACAATTTCAGATGTGCTTATAGCAACAACATCGTAATAGAAGATTAAAGTTCTACACAGATGTAAAACTGTCAAAGGTGCTGTAGAACAGAGGTGGAATTAAAAAGTTCTCATTGGGGgctgatgtgtgtgtccatcttaAGATTTGACAAGTATTTACAGTTTATGCATTTCTTTTCACTACACCTAAGACTTAGTCACTCTGCACATGCAGTATTCAgcgttcatctgtgtgtgtgtcagtgtctgagtgaatgaatgcagataaataaataaatagtatcAGGTTCTCATGACCCAGACCCCGAGAAGTGGAAGATGATGGCAAAGATGAGGAGAACAACAATTTAAAAGGCAAACTTTGTGTTTACATGCGTTATTTTGGCCAAAGTTTAAAATTGTGTGCATGAtctgaaacattttaatgtgacaaataagggaacattattacatttatttttcacagatatatatatttatatatatatcttacccccataagaaaaacaaagtgagcaTCTGTGATCGCCTTTACGTATGCCATAGCATCCCTGCAGCCACTGCCAGCATGGAAGCTGACACCAATCACATCCAGCTTCAGCTCTTTAGCTCGCTCCAGAAGACCTCGGCAGGATTTGAGATGGACCCCAAACTTCATACTGAGACTAACCTCTGCCTTTGAGTCATCAGCGGTGATTCGTAGCACCAGCCTGTGCACAAGACAGAAATGTTGACTGTATTAGTAATCAACAGGTTTCATGTCAACAGGTATTCAGATGACACTTCAACTGATAAATGACATACAATTAACTAACTGTTACTAACTCTTTTGCTAGAACTAAGAACAATTGACTGACTTTTTGACTGGTTTGGGAAAGAAAAGCATGGCTGTACATTAGAACATGTATGTTTTTCAATGTCTGCAAAATAATTattactatatatttttttttgttttacttttattttacctggtaaaatgtttgagaatcattattgttgtggtcagaggttccaagtgagctgagccgatactaaaatgtgacatcaacagactgctggccacggATTGGTCAGAGGGTGTTGTCagtggaagagtcatgagtgcaacgtccaacacaaaaatcaaaccgAACAACTGTCGCTCAATtaaaattacttaaaaaaatctgaaaaccgCTGATCATGAGTtgaatcacaacctgttcagccATATCTTagttcagtgtttgtgtcaggTGTAGATTGTACTGTAGATTTCACAGTAATCTTTTTATAGTATCACAGGCTTACTTGGCATTGTCATAAAAACGGGCCACTTTGATAAGTTCCTCCTCACTATCAAAGGTCATCATCTGGACCCCATTTGCTGAAGCATACTTGATGTGAGAAACTTGCTTGCAGGGGTTGGCGTAGATGATTCTGCTTGGTTCTACTCCCAAAGACTGAACCAGCTGAATCTCTGACTACAGAGAGGCAACAATATAGTTAGCACAAGCACAAGTTTCCAATACGATGTCAACTTTGAATATCTCACAAAAATGCACCTTGCTTGCACAGTCAAAGCCAATTCCCAGGGACGCCAGTGTCTTAACCACTTCCCGAGTGTCGTTACATTTGACAGCGTAGTAAGGAGTGACACGAGGCAGGGCCCTCACCCATTGTAGGTGTTGCTTCAACAAATCTCCCACGTCACAGACATAGAAGGCATCCCTGTCATCCTGCaatgtagaaaatgaaagagacaaaagcagTCAACAATAGTCTCTGTAAGAAAGGCCACCGATCTTAAGTGTGCAGAAATAAAGACACTGGTGTGAAACTGCATGATCTACACAAAGTCTACACAAAGTCTAGAAAATGTGCGGGCAGTGGTAGACACTCCTGCACCAATGGATGTGAGTCATCTCTGTCCATTCTGATTTCTGATTAATCAATACAGCAAATGAATTCCAAACATTTTATCCCTCATTTTATCCCTCATGTTTTTGACTCATTATGACCCAGAGCTTCCCATCAAACTGGCATGTGATGCATTTCTTGCATTTTCCCAAACTCTGAGCAAAACTGAACAGAATTATGAGCAATTATATAGCAATATATGGAATTCATTAGTTTTACCACCAAGTTTTATGGCAGGACGTTTACACAATTTTAAGTTTGATCAAGGCaatatgttatgtttatgtagTGATAGTTTAAGGCATCACATCCTTCTtcatgccaatgtgtccctaGGagagacacttaaccccacattgctcctgataTCATGCTGCCAACTTTGAAAGATGAGTTATaggaaatgtgctgcacatagctgccttgtttttaaaaatgggtgtgaatggtaAAACTCTATATTTCATTTACCTCCTGTTCTGTACTACATTTATTTGGGGGTAAAAacgttttctttttcagaatTTCTGAGACATTTTATGCAGAATATTAGACCGATCCGAGcctggaaaagtgccattactGTCATAGATGATTCATTGATAATCTTGTCAACCATATCCTGGGCAGAGAATCCTTCCTCCAGGAGAGTGAATCCATTTTCAGTGGGAGTGGCAGTGTTCATCCTGTTGGTTACTCACTGGAAAACTGGAAGAAAGAGATTGAGGCAAACTGTGATTACAGATCATTAAAACCATTTATTtgacagacaacaacaaaaaacagttatCTAACgattatttctatatatatatacatatttatatgttatatacaGGTGTAAATGTTTGTATGCGTGTGAGCACAAAGACCCTGTAAAATGGCTAGAAATAGTAAACAAGATTGCTGGCTCAATGATAACTATATGATGTCAATGCAATAATTAATCAGGACAGTGATGCACTAACTTAGATATAAAAGATGGATATTAAACTCATTTACTGTGAAGTAACTACATTGAAGAGGTTGGTGTTGTCAAAAGTGAAATTTTACCCTGGATTACTTCAAAGTACAGTAAAAGTACATATTTTTGTTACATATCCAGTGTTCGTGGGTCTGGTGCATAGCCTACAACCAGCGCATAATTTGTAAATCATAAGGTGCCAGAATTCAATGACGAGAGGGACACAGATCCCggaacacatacagaaaatggTGCTGAACAACAACACGCAAATGCCCACTTACAATGTGACTTAAAAAcctctgtttaaaataatatccaTGGTATGAATGTTATGACAATaatttacaaatattaaatgCCACAGGTGTCAGATACGTGTCCccagcactatttatgatcaacaattTTGACCCCAACACTTCTAAAATGTTTAATCAATTCTTGAACTAGAGGAAATAATGCACCTACTAGAAATACCATAGTGGTCATTTTGAACGTTCATAATTAATTTGCATATAATTTCCATAATCAAagtacaaagtgaaaataaatagatgtgtaATGTGAATACAGGTGATGAGGAAGCAAAATGTGAATTCtaacaagtgagaaaatgtgttaattgaCGAACAGAAATTGAATCCGCTCTTGAAATTACAGATAAAAgccccttttattttttttgcgaTCATCAACGCATGTTTTTTATAAAGGACTGGGGCATTTATTGCAGCCAGGTCGAGGAAATTACAAAACACTGCCACTAgtcatctgcatgtgttttgccCTGGTAGACAGCGAGTGATGCGTTTGTGAACAGCGGCATTTGTGTCTGTATACGCAGGAGGGAAGCTCTCTTCTGACAACCAGgcacatatttttaatgttttaatgacaaagaATGCAACATTAGTATTTATCAAGTAATTTATTTAgctaatatgataatataaaaTTCAACTTAAAGTAATTAAGAGATCTGTGCCTCAAGGGGGGCACAAGCACTCTTGGGGGCAGGCCCGACCCCCTATGGCCCGCCCATAGCGACGGGTGTGCAAGATAATGATTTCAAAACACAAGATAAGGTGTTAGTATCTTTTGTGCTTTAAGCAacagatgaacaaaaaaaaacaactttttgttggggtatcattttttatttattaatttaaaaatatgttttaatatactttaaatgttttctcaaactttaaaataaatcactatgACTGTATGTTTGCAAGATAGTCTGTACTTTCTATTCATTCATAATCCATTCACTATCACAATAAAGAATATTTACCAGGATCAGCTTATTGTGAGTGCTTTTTTTAGCGTCGTGTGTTGTCTCATTACAATGGGATTCAACCTGCCTGCGATGACATCCCACAATACTGAATAAAGTACAGTGAGGACCATGTTTGCACAAGAGGGGTGGACCAGCTCACTGACTATACTCACACCCTCAGTGCAAATTTTGAGGTCAATTTAATTGTTCATTGTTAGGTTGAAGCCGTAGTTCACTGCTCTTGTGTTTTGGGCCCTACTTTTTAAATGCAGTCTTTGTTGCTTACTTTTATTTGCTAGTATTTATTTCATGTGAATGACAATAAGGTCTATGTATCTTTGTATCTACGTTTGTAAGgttcaattttttattttcattcaaagaacaaaaaaacaatttctcacatttgtgttgttgttttcttttgcttgaTTCGGGATACACAAACAGTTTAAACAAGGCTTTGGTAAATGTGACGCTTGTTAGGATAGTAAACAATGAACATACTGGACTCACCAATTAACAGGTTTACCAGCCTCacattaaatgtcactaataAGACGTGTCTCTGAACATCCTGTTATTCCTGATATTTATCTCTAATCAGGACTGTGTGATTATGAAAAAGGAGGGCTTTGATTGATTGCGCTAATCTTTAAATATGTCAATGCAGGATGATTTGACTGTTAACTTCTTGACAGATATGTGTGACACCAAAAATCCACCCACAGTTCTTCCCAAAGcaagtaaataaatgtattctcGCGTGCATGTGCAAGCTAACTGCTAGATATCAGATTTTATACACTagagggctgcaactaataaaGATATTGATTGGTCTATaaagtgttgaaaaatattgatcagtgtttctcaaacctggaaattatgttttcaaatgtcttgttctgtccctaaacaaacaaaatgatccagttttaatgatgtctttgttatatggagcaaagaaaccagaacatattcacaaaccatcaaaccgattaattgattatcaaaatagttgctgaTTACTTTAATAATGTAATCacttaatcaagtaattgtttcagccttaATAGACAATGAAACAAACTGTgccaaaatattttaaaaatgattattaaccTGAAACGCTTACACTTGTGAATTGCAGGTATGGGGAACGGTCATGCCCATATCACCTTTTACGTGCCACCTAAATGACGTCGGCTCTCAATGATGAAAAACGAAATAATTGTTTCCTATTGCAGGtgaaacaagaacattttacaATTAATCCTTACTATTATCCGCTGAGTCAGCAGCAGGTTATGCAGGCAATTATAAAATGATATCCAACCTTTCAATTGAAGTTTCTCTCCTCGGGTTCTCTCTGAAAGATCTCTGTCCTGACTGTGTGGGTTGCTAAAGATGAGCGGTAAGGGACTGTTTATCACTGTTAACACTTAGTGCACAGGcacacccttggtaaattgctggtaataatacacaactccttatatggtcacatcttcaggctttaaacaaatgtagttgttttttttccatcttcttatgttcattttatataacatttttagtagtgatacaaagtagcaataattgttcaagtcaactttgaactgtgatacAAAATTCAacccaattttaaacattttgagtactttttgctctgttgtgtttatatagttggtgaaaatatacatgtatttttttatcagattgtctATGTTCTGaataaaggatataagacatactctatattgcacattcctaTGGcctctgtatgtttaaacatagaaatggaaaaaagcagcctaaatgctctgtgttcttaGGGTTAATGATCGTTATCTAAAATTGTAAAGATCATTTTGTGCAAGATCCTCTGGTACAAACTGTATACATTGTATAATGATTGTAGTATCATGAACGATTAAACAGAATATTAATTTAGTAGAAGTGATAAACTATCCCCTGTGATCTGTGGAACACTATACAAAGATACTGTAAATGTATCTTGTGTcacacagacttttattttgaaatagtcacagGAAAGGAAATGTATACATGAGGCTTCATGTCTCAGCTAAATATTTTTGTAAAGCATGTTGCACAAAGCATGAGAATAAATACAATGCACATATGTGGAATTTGTTTCACATGCTGCAGGTGAAATATTTGAActcaagctaaaaaaaaaagaaattgcgTGACACTATGAAGTAAAAACAAGTCTGTGATAATCACAATGTTTCATAATTTTCAGAAATATGTAAGAGAAAGACTGGGTAAAGAGGGTTTGCGAAAATACGAGAAAAcgcaaacaacaaaaaaggtggacatttttttgtttactgagATGCTTGACAAATGGTGCCAGTGACAGGactcattcacacaaacacttcaaacAAGGCTTTGGTAAATGATAAACTATTTTGGACAGTAAACAATGAATGTACTGGACCCACCAGTAAGGAATTACCAGTTAGGAGCATAACCCTACTAAATGTGGAGGGGAAAATCTTCTTCTCCGTGATGGTAAGAAGAATGACCACCTACCTCACGGAGAACAACTACCTCAATACCAGCTGCCAGAGAGCCATGATCATAGGTTTCCCTGGCTGTGTAGCGCATACTTCCATGATTTGGGAACAGATCCATACCACtaagagggagaagaaagatATACACGTCATATCGCTAGACCTAGGTAATGCCTATGGGTCAGTACCACGTCTGCTCATAGCCTACGTTTTTGAATTCTTCTACATCCCAGACAACATCAGGACCATGATCATGAACTACTTCCAGGACATGCACATGTGCTTTGCACTGAAGAATTTCATCACTGGCTGGCAACAAATAGCAGTAGGGATCGGATGTTCCATTTTCTCCATCCTCTTCGTAGTGGCATGTGAGGTCATCCTATTACACATTATTTCGAAATTGGTACATTTATAAAGGCCTCAGCTAACAAACCATGTAAAGGAACAGTTACAGGATTTGAACaccaaaaataatgttattttaattttatcaacTCGGTAAGTGCTTAAGAATATAATAGTGGTGATTAATAACAaagtttagtaaaaaaaaataataaaagcattcATCTGGTGTTTCAATATATTAACACAATTAATCGACTGACtgacatgtttctttttaaaaggacAAAACCTCCTTCTAACAATATtgactgatatcaactttattGTCCCCATGGGGAAAAATGTCTTGGGGACAGTGCGTCATTGCTGTAATAAcgtacaacaaacaaacaaacagacaaaccaacATTTAAACTTCGATGACATGGAGTTTGATAGACTGTAAGTTAAATTGCACTTTGCTGTATTGCATCTACAGTATAGGCATAAAATGCAAGTGTTAATATCATATTGTATATTGCCCTATTGCACTAGAACGTGTGAATAAAGTGCTATGTGCTAAATTGCTAACCCGTTTTTTGCACATTATTCTATTGCACATTGTCATTGTCAGCTCAATGAAAGCAGGGACAAATGATAATTTAAGGTGGTTGGATTTGCATAACCTTCCCTGATGGCAAGGTTTTGTCTTCAGCGAAGAGTGGGTGTTGGGAGTCggaaattattttctttctttctttttcctaaCTGAATGCTCATGAATACTCTGTATGGGCTCATATTCTTCCCTCCCTATGATTTTCATTGCTGTTTTGTGCATGCCAGCCAGTTTGCTTTTGAGCTTAATGGTTAGGTTGCAAAACCATGAGGTGATCCCATATCTAATGATGCTCTCTACAATGGCACGGTAGAAAATCATCATGATGTGGCTGCTCACGCCGTACAATCTTAATCTCCACAAAAAATATAGCCTCTGTTGCAATCTATTGCACAGGTTAACAATATGTGTCTTCCAGCTACTTTATCTAGTTCCACATActataaacattatttttgaaatcgttttttatatttgtcatttatgAATATGAGTATGTTTCAtaaattaatcacaattaaattATGAGTAACAAAAACCTAtgtttcatattatttatttctctgaaTGCATATATGGCCACATGCATCATCAACCCACctccaaatatttatttttttgattaaacATTTGTGATTTATAAGTGAATTTTTCATTATAATCTTTCTGTAGAAAAGGCGATTCATGCTAACAGGGTCGGTGCactacactgaaaacacacaggcaaCTATTTGAAAAGGTAGTGTTTTTGAATGTAACTGTATTGAAACTCAATCCATCAGCAATAAACTAATGTCTTGTGTGCTGACATGCTTCACATCTCAAGCTCCCTCTTGAGTCAGAAGACAGTACCTCAGTGTTTGCAGGGTGTTTTCCATTAGATGGTGTTATGCAAATGAGTTCTATGTAgattacaaaagaaaatgttgtaaaagaCATCTTGATGACATCTCTCCTGGACAAACCAGCTGCTTACTATGCTTTACTTTGTCTTAAGCAGGGCAGGGAGGCGCATAGTAGCTGTTATTGAGGACAAAACAATCTAGCTACttgtgttattattacaatagAAGATTATGTTGCCCTGAATTGCATTCTaaatttaataatattatagtCTAAATGTGACTACACATTTCTCAAAAAGAAAGAGCCTGTTTTTATCAATCTAGGGTCGTCTATGGCCAAGACAAGCAAGATAGACAAGGAAAAGTGCATCCAAGTCTGGGACAACGCCTTCAAGGGCCTTCAACTcggatttttaagcatatccagattgtattTAGCTAGATTTTTGCACAGCCAAGAAAACACAAGATCAcatttttccaaagctgattTCGGATGTGTTTCTGATAGGATTTAGATCTGTTTCAATCTGAATGTCTTGTCACTCAGATAGGACTTCAAAGTTTCTTCTGCGTCACGAACAAAGACACTTtgacatgacaacaacaatgacgtAGATCCAGATTGAAGTGGAAGATCGACACAGTGGAAGACCAGGATAAAATGCATGGAAGACAACAGACCATGGGCAGATGAGGAGATTGTCCATGGTAGCTATCTGGGGGGTCTTCGTCTTTTCAGAAGAAATTAAAAGGGACaccaaaataaatccatataTCAGGACATAGCATACAGGATGGAGGAGCGGGGGTTTCAGAGGACTTGGCTTGccagcagaaaataaaaaacctcaaacaaagATATCAAGGATGGGAACAATAAGAGCAGGGCTGGTTCGATAAGCTGCCCAGTCTGggaacaactctgtgacaaGCCCTACATTTGTTTATGACAGCACAGCAAAGGAGGAGGACCACAACAGTctggaagatgaagaagaaatgctAGATACTCCTGGGAATCATGTAAACATTACTTTTCTTAACAGACACATAAAATAAGAAAGCAAGTGAGCGGATCTGGAGTTTTGATTTGACACACTGATTTTCCTCCCTAGATGATTCCACTAATCCTGTAATTAGTGTGTATTATGCAGGTGtgccaaacacaaataaaaagagaaaacaacaatagGATAGTCTGAAAAAAAGTGATGACGTCCACTCCTAAAGTTTGGAGCTTGGCACTGATGGCCATgatttggtatggttttccattactgtacCTCCTCACACTCCGAAACACATAAACgtgtgacttgtaaagcacttgttttccgtgtactgaatcattagactcagttaGTTCATTGGAGTGTAAAGTCCATTGGAGTCCAGTGGCCGATGCTCCTGGTTCAGCACTGAATTATCTGTGAATTAAAAGTTTCTTTTGGTTTTTCATTGAGAAGTGGTCTAAAGTCTCTGTAGTGACGAAAGTAAAATttaattccaaagccactgGATAGTCGTTAGCTGTAAGTAGGTTTCAACTGGCTTGACTCGTAGGTACTGTTGTGATTCATCGATCACGAAGGCGAGGGAGAGTTGtgtgaagggtttgcacatttatttccacttgccgaACATTAGTGATGTGACGTTCCGTATCGAGGCTTCAAAGCGTGTGCCGAGTAGGGGAGGGGTTAGATCCAAAAGATTTattaaacacatatttacagaagttatttggtcatacatttttgtaattcatagtcatttctaacagacacaaaaattctatgcatcacacattatgtggttcagatacagctgcctgtgattatacacttggccagtaggtggttttgtgtgcacatgaagcttCGAGAAATTAACCCTTTCTCGAACCAATTGGCTCAAGTGGTTCAATGGCTCAtgaggcttcatctcaccatcactaCCGTACATCCAAGTTAGATTTCCATCTATATGTATCCAAGCTACTCGAGGATCAGCGTCACATACAAAGAAATATTCCATTGATGTTTGTGAATGACGATCTATAGATTCCAACAGTAAGACACCCCATGTCGGAGTGAATACCTACCCCAGGGGGTCCTCAttcagataatgaagaagaccatacATCTCTTCCCAGGTAAGATGAAAGTTACATTCAGAAAGGCTCCATCAGGCCATCTCCAATAGGAACCAGGATTGGAGATTTTTCCCAATATGTAATGAGTCTGATTGCAGTGGATATGAGATTTTGCAGAAGAGGCATGAGGTCAAGGTCGAGTTTTGATATGAAGGTCCCATGGGCATAGAAGAGGAGAAAGCTCCCCgtcggggaatcgaaccccggtcttccgcgtgacaggcggagatactgtccactatactaacgaggactgcTGCCCCCCCTTTTGTGGCCATGGCGACAAATAACGGGGCCTGTTCTTTCTACTTTTGCCGCCAgccaacaggcagacattgcaagaggtgcactcattcagagtgcacccatgtcggagtgaatacctaccccagggggtcctcactcagataatgaagaagaccatacATCTCTTCCCAGGTAAGATGAAAGTTACATTCGGAAAGGCTCCATCAGGCCACCTCCAATAGGAACCTTCAGATGAGGACAGGTTGCCCCCACAAAGTCATGGCCTTGGGAAGACAAATGCCCTTATTCTGGTCTTTCAGCAAGGATGGGACAAGTCAGGTCAACTGACCATGACAGACTGTGGTCTCCAGTTTGTAAAGTGCAACAGCCAGAGGACCTGAGAAGCTAACTTACTGACTTGTACCACAATGGTTTGCCACT
This genomic window contains:
- the LOC122782548 gene encoding ornithine decarboxylase 1-like isoform X2 yields the protein MNTATPTENGFTLLEEGFSAQDMVDKIINESSMTDDRDAFYVCDVGDLLKQHLQWVRALPRVTPYYAVKCNDTREVVKTLASLGIGFDCASKSEIQLVQSLGVEPSRIIYANPCKQVSHIKYASANGVQMMTFDSEEELIKVARFYDNAKLVLRITADDSKAEVSLSMKFGVHLKSCRGLLERAKELKLDVIGVSFHAGSGCRDAMAYVKAITDAHFVFLMGAELGFKMDLLDIGGGFPGTDDVKLKFEELTAAINPALDEYFPADTGVEIIAEPGRFFVTSAFTLVVNIIAKKVIMDEESDSDDKDKVINNKTRMYYINDGVYGSFSFIPLHNFKVLPTLHKNPKPDETMYPCSIWGQTCDGADRVVEQCFLPDLQVGDWLVFKNMGHYTIAASCSFNGFQRPDIHYMMSRPAW
- the LOC122782548 gene encoding ornithine decarboxylase 1-like isoform X1, coding for MNTATPTENGFTLLEEGFSAQDMVDKIINESSMTDDRDAFYVCDVGDLLKQHLQWVRALPRVTPYYAVKCNDTREVVKTLASLGIGFDCASKSEIQLVQSLGVEPSRIIYANPCKQVSHIKYASANGVQMMTFDSEEELIKVARFYDNAKLVLRITADDSKAEVSLSMKFGVHLKSCRGLLERAKELKLDVIGVSFHAGSGCRDAMAYVKAITDAHFVFLMGAELGFKMDLLDIGGGFPGTDDVKLKFEELTAAINPALDEYFPADTGVEIIAEPGRFFVTSAFTLVVNIIAKKVIMDEESDSDDKDKVINNKTRMYYINDGVYGSFSFIPLHNFKVLPTLHKNPKPDETMYPCSIWGQTCDGADRVVEQCFLPDLQVGDWLVFKNMGHYTIAASCSFNGFQRPDIHYMMSRPAWPANSCGGVSPV